From the genome of Labrus mixtus chromosome 17, fLabMix1.1, whole genome shotgun sequence:
ttgtttgaaagtCAGTTTAAACCACAGACTATATAAAATACTTAGACCTCTTGGTTTCAAAATTGAAAAGTGACTTGAACATGCTgtctttctaatggccagctGACTTCATGTCAGTCATTCAGAAGTCCATAAGATAATGAACCCACTTCACTTGATTTATCACCTCAGTAAGATTTCCAGAGATGTTTATGGTCTGAAAACAATACTTTCAAATCTTCTTCATACAGCACATGGTTCTTTTTGTAAGACAATGCATatccaaaacacaacaagaagcCAGTTGACAAATTGTCAAAGATTGAGGCTTCAGAATGGTTATCCCTGAACCACTATGTGACTGATAAACAACCTTTGTGTAGAATCAGACTTTTTGTTCCTGGATAAGAAGTTCAGATTtcactgtggaagagagagagattgaataTGTTCCACTGTTAAACTTACCTGGAGGGCAAACACTGCTGTCCACAGCCCcttcctcctctgagctgctatcatcatcgtcatcgtcaGAATCTTCATCTGAGTCTTCATCTGAGTCTTCAtcactttcctcctcttcttctgggAACACATTTGGATCATAATTGAAAGTggatacacacattcacatcatattGTCATACATTCATACAGTTATGGCTCGTCCTCTCACCTTCTTCCGCcggctccttcttcttcacacGTTTGATTTTCTTCTTGAAGACTTTGGTGAGAAACTCTTCAAACTTGTTCTCCAGGCCCAGCGAGGCCTGGAAGGCCGAGAACAGAGCCTTCTCTCGTTCCCGCAGCCGGGCGATGTCTGCCCGCTTCAGTGCCAGCTGCTCGTTAAACTCTTCCAGCATTGACtgaagggaaagagaggggaggatgGAACCAAGGATGTGAAGATTTATAAACATTGATCTTAATCGTTCTTTTGTACAAACAGCTAAACAAAGATGTAATCAAAACTCCCTCCAGGCATCACTGAGATTCACAGACAGGTTTACAAAATGTGGACGTAAGAAGGACCTCTGAGAATGCCTGTAATGAAAGTGTGTCAGTACCTTTGACCATTGAAATTTTATCAATTAATCCTTGAGCCTAACTAGACCTTTGTGACAAATTCTGAAGATTTAGAAGGAGCAGTTAGTAAGTGAGACTTTAGAGACTGAACATCAGTGTAACACTAGGcagtaatggatggatggacatgaCCCAGATACATAAAACTCTGTCCCACCGTGATGTTGTTCTCCTCCTTGATGCGAGTGTtgagtttctcctgcaggctgtcctccctctcttcaaACTCCTTGACTAGCAGCAGCTCCTGGTACAGCGTCAGCTGCCGGAGGTCGGCCATCTTCAGGTGCATGTCCAGACGGAGCTTCTGGTGACGCAGCAGCTGGAGCTCAGCATCAAACTGACACACTGAACTCTCCATCtggttgagaaaaaaaaaaaaacacaagtgatgCAAGTTATAAAGCAGCTATTTGTTTATGATAAAGAAATTGAATCACTAGCATTTATAAACACTTGACCTCCTCCAGTAGAGAGTCCTGCTCGTGCAAAAGTCtgatctcctcctccctctggagctcctcctccagctcactCAGCTCCGCTCCTTCGTCCCCTGCTGCCTCCCCTTCTTCTCCGGTTACTGAAGAAGCTGACAGGCTGGGTGTCCTTTCCTCTCcattcttctccttttcttccacTTTTTCCAGCTGATCCAATAAACTTGTAGCATCGTCCTGCTCCATGGTCTGCAGCCTGTTAGAATATTTACATCATCTCTGAGTCCGAGGCTTTAGATGTGAATGGCAGATAAATCAATCAGTGATTTTAATGcttatatttacagtatttaaagTGCAGCTAACAGCACAGAGAAAGTTGTAAAAGACAACTAGAGCATCTGAACACTTAAAGAATCAAGAAGAAACCTTTTTAATCGAATAAAGGAATATGTTGCATCCCTCTCCAGTCTTGATGCTTTTTTGAAAACAGTTGCTTGAAACCAGCACACCTCATgaggactttttttctgttgcaagTTGCTGTTTAGTAAATCAGACGCTTATGTTGCAGCATTGTCATTTATCTCTTAGATAGGCTTTTTCTACCAAAAAGAACATGTATGAAAATGAGTTGGATTTGTAGGAGGATCAAAAGCTTTGACCAAATAGTGCAAAACTTGAAATCATCACTCCTTCTTATTTTGTATTCAATTAGTCATCTAAATCGATTTTTCTACAAAGATGGGATGAAAGAAAAGTTCTGGATCTAATCTTGTAACTGCTGTTGTGAAGACTGAGTTGGacattttgacagtttttccAAACCACAGATGTATAGAATTTCAAAGTGTTGAAATATGACTGTAACATTCATACTGGTTCTTGAAAATCCCCAAAACAATCATTTCACATTGAAATAGAAGAAGGTCTTTCTCTACTTCAGAGACTCTAGATGAAACCTGATCAAACTGAAACATGGCTACCTTACCTCTGATCCCTCAGAACACGGTATCGCTCCAGTGTGGCGTGGCTGTACTGCAGCCTCTTCTCTGGGGTTTCCTCTGGTAGGATGTATGGGAGAGTGGGAGGAGGACGGTGGAGATGGGCTGGCAGACGCTGCTGGACCTTCTTCACCTGCTCAGCCTGAGCACGCAGCCGAGACAGGAGGCCAACCTTTGAGTCCCTCAAAGCCACGATCCGTCTGTTCATCTCAGTCTGCTTCTGACGAATCTGATGGAACGGACGCACTCATTTAATTCATCTGTTAGTCCCATTATTGATTcatctgttgatttaaaaaaaaatctgtttatgtGTAAGTATTTTCACTTCAAACTTTTTGTGATAAATGAGGATCACAAAGTCCACAGACCTTAAGATTCTTGTTGGATCTTCATACTAAGTTAGCATTAATATTAAACTGAGGTTAGAAGCACATCCTCATATTAGCAAGGCTTCTACAAGAACATGTTTGGATgtaatattgtttaaaaaaagaagctaaaatcACTCAAATATTATACAAATCTCcaaataacaaaaatacaaatgaatacTATTTTGGTGGACAAATTATGGATTAATCAAACTGTGGGGAATAAGAACTACATCTTTAACATTAGGTATGACCTCTTTTCAATTTTTATAGAAGCTGTTGTTTTGCACACAGTCATTGCTGTAACCAACAACTATTTAATTCTGTCATGATTTAGAGTCAGTCACATTACAATCATCTTTTGACCCCAAGGTGGAAAATCTATTTACCTCCTATCTCCTGATGAGAAgtcaaataaaacctttttgtaCTGAATGAtgattattgtgtgtgtgtgtgtgtgtgtacgttgtCTTCCAGGCCCATCAGCTccgctctcttcctctcagcgtTCATCCTCAGGTGTTTGGGCACCGTGAAGTCTTTGTCTGACTTCAGCTTTAAGTCTCCGATGGTCTCTTTGGCTTTCTTGATGGCGTGCACGTCTTGCGGGTCCTCACAGTTCTCGTCTGGTTCCTCTGCATACCTGAAACACCGATAAAATATCAAAGCTTTGAAGCAGCATTGTAATAGCGACAGCAGAGGCTAACGACTATTTTTAACCTTATAAACCTCTAAACCTGGCGAtgcatttttacattattttgatttaaagaaacaaccaAAAATAACAGTGGCAAATTtcttaataattataattttagCCCCGATGCCCTGGATTATGTTTCTGGATCTGACACTCACAGTTTCGCCCATTCCTGCCTCCTCTTCTCGATCTTGGCTCGAGCCTGTTCAGCTTTCTCTGCGGCCTTCCGGAGCCTCTCCACCTGTCGATCTGCCAGCTTTACGCCTGCTGGGCGAGACACCGGGGCGTGCAGGATCGCCTCCTCTGGTGAACATAAACAGATTTAGATCACTTATGTCCtggacaaaagaaagaaacgcACTAACACTTCACTACCTTCTAATATGCTGCCGCTCTTTGCAGGCTCCGCTTTGGATTTTCTGCGTCCTTGTACAGTGGTCTGTTCTTCCTCGGGCGGGCTGGCTCTGCTCTGGTGTTGGGCTGATGTCTTGGTGAGCGCTGGGAGACGGTAGGTGGAGACTCTGTGCTCGCTGCAGATGGCGACCACAGTGACCATGTTGGACTCCAGAGAGTTCCTGAACCTGAAagcaaaatggtaaatggatttttattatttattgtgtcatacatacatccatatgcCCAGCCTGCATAGGCTTACAtgacaccataaattaaaaacattcccGGATCAGAGTGCACTAGTTAAACTATATTCattgacaggaaacaaaaagagaaagcaagaagtcaaactaattaaacagaatatcctgtcttcttttccaagcttttgaaacaaaattagcaagtttaaacacatcaaacttaaacagccattccagtttctgcacatctgtccgccccaatatttcagattttacttcatgaaacaataattctcttaaatcatcatattttgtacaatgcaaaagaaaatgggactcGGCTAAGCAGTGgtagcaacttggggttaagtttcttgcccaaggacacatccggcttgtatgtgtgtgtgtgtgtgtgtgtgtgtgtgtgtgtgtgtgtgtgtgtgtgtgtgtgtgtatttagtaCCAGTCCTGTAGTTTGCTGAGTGCTCTGCTGCAGCGCTCCTCCTCCCAGCTCATCTGCTTCCTGACCTCCCTCACCCGCTGAGCCTTCACCCTCTCTGCCTGCTCAGTGAACCGCCGGTCCAGCTGCAgcccctacacacacaaaatcacaccCAGCAGCTCAACAGAGgacatttcatttcagtgaagagagtgtgtgtcaatgtgtgtctggttgtctctGTTTTCGCGCTGTACCCCAGGTTTCAGGCGAACGTGCTCCGGCTGACTCTGGTTGTTGTTCAGCAGCTGTTTAAATTCCTTCTGGAGCTCAGCGAGCTTCTTCCGCTTCGCTGCGATCTTCAGCTCGGCCTCCCGACGCAGACGGTCCTTCTCCAGCTTCTGCTTAGCTGTCTCAATGctgaacgagagagagaggcaggataaaatgtattctttaaaaGCTACATTTACAAGAATTCATTTTCTCAAAAAGAGAAACTGGTAACAAGAAAAATGACAGATGTACAAAAGGCAAAGACAGAGTGATAAAGAAACTCACCTGTAGGCTGCTGGGTCCTCGATGTCCTGAGCTAACAACTCATTTTCAAGACCCCTCTGTTCAAATAAAGAGTGAACcagatattacattttaatagaTTCGGCATGTATTCCTTTATCCTTAATGTACTTACTTAATAATGCACTTATTTCATTACATACCTACTTACTTACTTATGTACTCACTTACTTTCTTACTTACTCTCTTGCTCATGAAAAAGACAtgagaaaagaaacacttttgcataaaatacatttccacTGACCCTGGGTGAAGGAACCTTGGCcctctttctctgcagctctttctgGAGCTCCTCTGGAGGGAGAAGACTGAAGGAGAAGATGTTTCCATCATCTCCTGCTGTCAGCACAAAGCGGTCGTCATGGCTACAGCAGATGTGCCGCAGATGTCCGTACTGGTTGTCGTGGCTGCTGAGCGTCCAGTAGGCGTGCATGGAGGTGAGGGTGTGGTCGCCAGGCTGCAGGAGGTAAATCCTGATGAAGCCTGAGTGCATGCcgcagagcagcagctgcctgtcggagctaaaaagaaaaaagaaaacacaacatcttTACACAGATGAAAGTATTGTGCTTCCACATGTGATGATGTTTATCTCATTAAGAAGAGAGAGGGTTGTGGTCCTGTTTCTCCCTCAGACAAATCTAAGCTTTTCTTGTCCAGCCATGTTTGCTTATTGCAAATATGAGGTTCTCTCTTTGTTAAAATGATGCCCCCACTTTAGAGTTTACAAAGAGAAGAGATCCCATGCAGTATTCTAAAAGCATTGGTGTATAAACCCTCCTTACCTGAAGGTGATGGAACAAATGGGGTCTTTATCTGCATTGTGGATTGGCCGACAGTCAAAGGGTTCATCCTGACGCTGGTCCGgctcctggtcctggtcctccGAGAACTTACAGTGATACAAGAAACCTGCGTCGAAGCCTCcctgcaagagagagaaaaacaacagattcaaACTTTGAGGGAAGCATTTGTCTCTTTCTGTAACCTCTGTGATAGAGTATGATtataaatatgattattttactTCATCTATTAAAGCGTCAACATCTCATGCTCCACAATATTCAGCTCATCGAATGCTACGACTTCATTCACAGCAtctctcacacaaacaacgGCACATTCACAGGCAGCTGTTGCCAAATGATGCTTCTTTTACTGCACCatcttttttattcttcctgtacattttgaatcatgagcatgatgggaaatcaTCTCAATACTAATCCATGTTTAGTCTCCTGAATTTTGAGCTCGATGATAGCCTTTTTACcaattttttgggggggctttttggtGCCTTTATTGCAGAGATAGGACAGCAGATAGAGCTGGAGATCAGGGAcagagtgtggggaatgacatgcgggaaaggagccacaggtcagattagAATCCGGGccgctcgcttggaggactatagcctccatacatcgggcgtgtgcactaaccactaggctaccggcccCCAAAGACAGCCGTTTGTGGGTGCAAAATCTTATCAACTGTGACCATCAAGTCTAATGATGTCAGATTTTTAGACATAAACTTCTACTTGAAGTACTTCTAGGGTCTCCTAGTGTACTGAAGGCATTAAATATTACAGTCATCTGCTTATAATTGCCAAACAAGACAAAAACCATCGTGATGAGTTGATTGAAGCTGTCGTCTATTTAGTAtcaaaataaatacctgagcAGAAATTTCAGTACCTTTGGTGATAAGAAGGTTTGGATATTCAGTTCAGGACTAATTAAATACACTCTTCTGACTTTCATGATATATTGTGCATTGACATGAAATACAAACTATGTGACAGCGTGTGTCTGCAggagtgttttgtgtgtgtttgtaccatGGAGATCCAGAACTGTCCTGGCAGAGAGTAGAAACCACAGCAGAGAGGACTTGGAGGGTCGGGGATGTAGATAGGCGGtaactcttcctcttcttcctctagCTCTGATTCTGGCTGCTTGGATTCCTTCAAcctcttttccctctctttcctctttttctcttttacttcTTGACGTCTTGcaatttcctcctctctctgaaaCCGAAAACAcccaaaaaacaccaaaacccAAATCAGTTAGATCCATAAATAAAATCCTTACATAAACCACCTTAAACTtactttaaaagctttttcaatcaagtgtaaagtgtcaggaaatgaaagaaatggCTGTGACTATGAAACCCTTCTAACTTGAGATAAGTGAGATCTTGTTCAGACCTTGATGCGAGATTTGATGCTCCTGAACCTGAACACTTTGCTGGGCAGTTCAGGCAGCTGGAAGGTTTTGGTCGGCTTCTGTGCTTCTGGATCGGGACTCTGCACCTCGACAACATGACCGCTCTGACACAGGATGAGCAGCCtgttttcactctgtgtttGAAAAATAGTTAAGAGACAAAGATGGATCACTAATCTCCTGTCACATGATCACTACAGTTAATGTGAGTTGGAGGATCCATACTGACGTGGGAATGAGGCGACCACTCCAGCGTCTGTACCGGCCCGGGAACATGGACGAAGCCGATAGGTTTGTACTTCTCCCCGACAGTGAAGAAGAACACGGTGCTGTCTGAGCTCTGAGGAAGAAGGTGGTGGTGAGAGGGCAGGAATGTAAATAGATTAAAAAGGGGAAAAGCTATATAGTAATGAAGTATTTACAGAAACCTATTGGATCACTTTTTTTCAATGCAACAGAATTAATCAGGATACGAGTTCACATGATAGGCTGCGGAGGAAGCTGGCACGTGCAATAaattgagagaaaaacaaaagatctGCCTGAGGAAGCTCTTGTAGATCCAAACGCTGCCCTGTTGAAATATAATTGCCCAAATGGGAGCTGGAAAGTGTGCagacctttttccttttttaggtgcaaaaaagaaaataaacataagGGTGAAGACACAGaaatgtattcacacacattttctggtttTGGTACTAACTTTGAACAGACTGCAGAGTTCAAAACACTTGTTCTAATCCCAGCTCATCACATACTGACTCTAAAAAGACTGACTGTTTATATTCTGTTTAAAGGTTGTGTTTTAAGGTCAGTTTCTTCCCCGGCGGATGGTGTGAAGTTTAAAATCCGATCCTCTGAAGCGTGAAATCAATGAGTGATGTCCAATAAGGGGACATGTCTATCGATAAAAAGACTTCCTTATTCTCTGCTCTCTTGTATCCTCGCTAATCGCTCCTCAcattcccctcctctctcatcaaTCCTCTCTCTTTGGTTCAGTAAGAAGAGCTTTGAAACAATTCCTATAACTTGAAGCCCTTTCCAGTTTTTATGAAAGCAGCTGTTTCCATGGACACAATAAGCAAACTGCAGCTTCATGGAACAATTCTTACCCCTGTGGCTAAGATTTCACCATTTCGCTCATATGCAACAGCAGTCACAGGTGCATTATGGGGTTTGAAGGCCTGTTTGAGGCGTAGCTCGGCATCTCCTTTGACACTGCGCCCGCTGGCCAGGTGTAGCCTCTGAGGGTTGAACAGCTCCAGTAACCGGACCACCCCGTCCTCAAAGCCTGTCACCAGTAAACCTCCACTCTGGTTCACCTGGAAACAAACACCAGAGGGTCACTTTTTTATCTTATAAATCCGTCTGTATGTGGTAGATTCACACATTTTGCCCGCAGCACACTTACCAAAGTTGGAGCCCAGCTGAGAGCAGTACCACCCTGATTGAAGCGGCTGGTGGTCAGTTCTTTTTTTGCCAGGAAGTCAAAAACCTTAATTGATCCTGGAGAGCAGGTACAGATATAGAGAGAGTCATTTTTGTAGTGTGTgcagtatgtgtgcatgtgtgcagatgtgtgtgacTCACGGTCTAGAGTGGTCGTGGCCATCAGGTGGGATTTCCTCGACACGTCCAGGCCTTGGATCGGTCCGGCTTGGAAGGAGAACAGGCACTTTGGATCTGGAgtctgaacacacagaacacacatcagCTGTTATCACATTATTTATTCAACTCATCGATGAAAACATTCTTTCCTTAGTATGTTttccttaaaggagcaatatgtaactctgacacctagtgctTAAAATGgctactgcagtccaaattaaaaacactggAGAGAGCTGTCCACCCCACCCCTCCCTAGAGCTGATGTGTACACAGGAAAATCAAAAAGTGTCAGTGAAAGAAACTCACAGTGTATGTAAAGGAAAGATCCAGTTTCCAGATGGCTCCGTTGgaatcctaaaaaaaagaaaaaatgaagagataGGTGAAACTGCATCATGTATTAAGAAAGATTTTGAATGGTTTTATtaagtgacctttgaccttcttACCTGAGCAAACCAGATGAAGGAGTCGGGTGTTGAGCTCTTCACCACAGAGGAGAGGCAGACGTTGTGTCCCACCACCATCTCATTCATGGGCTCCATCTCAAACTTGCTGCTGTGGTCGCTGCTGTCGGCAGAGTCGATGCCCTCGAAGTCCCAGACCTGCAGGAGATGGACAgcgggggtgtgtgtgtgagtgggggggggggggggggggagtcattGCCatcaaaaaaacttaaaaatttAGAAACATAAATCACGCTTGCTAGATCAACCGTCCGTTACATGTGAGAAAGAAATATCTGCAAAATACTGCAAATTAAAACAGAGCCTCTTCATATCTGAACCTGTTACAAACTCACATCAGATATATTAGCTTTCAAAGAATTCAATGATTCAAGTCAAtaagtaatatatatataaatattttcttgTGTGGTTTCATCAAACTTGTAAGTGatcttgtgtttttacttttgttgatttttactttcttattattatttttaagtgtTAATGACCTCCTACTTGTCAATATCTTTGTGTGATTTGAAGTTGTAAACAGAAAAGCATCTTCACTAGTAAACACTTTATAGGTCAGCCCCCTCAATTACAGTCACGACTTCAGTTTTGGACCAATGTGGATTATACaaacttcttctc
Proteins encoded in this window:
- the LOC132992458 gene encoding cilia- and flagella-associated protein 44 isoform X2, whose translation is MSEGKTASVGEQAENTQSASQEEVCETENSAVKPEANEGSTKQLSADMTYTYEEVHSRPFITPDSDIPENLLHLSHSFGYDSGRRGNLQLLDDTTLMFIAGNLLVLLDVSTKEQKYLRSCSGGGIGSIAAHPSKEYFAVAEKGNHPNIIVYEYPSLQPYRILRGGTERAYSFVDFNQDGNLLASVGGDPDYMLTLWDWRKEEVTLSCKAISQEVYRVSFSPYNSGLLTSSGSHHIKFWKMASTFTGLKLQGLMGHFGKTAATDIEGYVELPDGKVVSGSDWGNLLLWDGNAIKVEICRKEGRNCHAGKVQPFSLEDGQLMTIGSDGVVRVWDFEGIDSADSSDHSSKFEMEPMNEMVVGHNVCLSSVVKSSTPDSFIWFAQDSNGAIWKLDLSFTYTTPDPKCLFSFQAGPIQGLDVSRKSHLMATTTLDRSIKVFDFLAKKELTTSRFNQGGTALSWAPTLVNQSGGLLVTGFEDGVVRLLELFNPQRLHLASGRSVKGDAELRLKQAFKPHNAPVTAVAYERNGEILATGSSDSTVFFFTVGEKYKPIGFVHVPGPVQTLEWSPHSHSENRLLILCQSGHVVEVQSPDPEAQKPTKTFQLPELPSKVFRFRSIKSRIKREEEIARRQEVKEKKRKEREKRLKESKQPESELEEEEEELPPIYIPDPPSPLCCGFYSLPGQFWISMGGFDAGFLYHCKFSEDQDQEPDQRQDEPFDCRPIHNADKDPICSITFSSDRQLLLCGMHSGFIRIYLLQPGDHTLTSMHAYWTLSSHDNQYGHLRHICCSHDDRFVLTAGDDGNIFSFSLLPPEELQKELQRKRAKVPSPRRGLENELLAQDIEDPAAYSIETAKQKLEKDRLRREAELKIAAKRKKLAELQKEFKQLLNNNQSQPEHVRLKPGGLQLDRRFTEQAERVKAQRVREVRKQMSWEEERCSRALSKLQDWFRNSLESNMVTVVAICSEHRVSTYRLPALTKTSAQHQSRASPPEEEQTTVQGRRKSKAEPAKSGSILEEEAILHAPVSRPAGVKLADRQVERLRKAAEKAEQARAKIEKRRQEWAKLYAEEPDENCEDPQDVHAIKKAKETIGDLKLKSDKDFTVPKHLRMNAERKRAELMGLEDNIRQKQTEMNRRIVALRDSKVGLLSRLRAQAEQVKKVQQRLPAHLHRPPPTLPYILPEETPEKRLQYSHATLERYRVLRDQRLQTMEQDDATSLLDQLEKVEEKEKNGEERTPSLSASSVTGEEGEAAGDEGAELSELEEELQREEEIRLLHEQDSLLEEMESSVCQFDAELQLLRHQKLRLDMHLKMADLRQLTLYQELLLVKEFEEREDSLQEKLNTRIKEENNITSMLEEFNEQLALKRADIARLREREKALFSAFQASLGLENKFEEFLTKVFKKKIKRVKKKEPAEEEEEESDEDSDEDSDEDSDDDDDDSSSEEEGAVDSSVCPPGCEPELFENTLQLRERRLDLEELVVEEKKSAEALRRECDTLVKKEKSIKSSRKAAEEDLELVYREKQQKMNELDVVVPLRLNQIEFLTNGSLPSDLSPALVLDRTELNRLQERIQQLQVEKSQQKDLNCAIRQQHVRLLHDRKDMNTKIQELEEHCNQVMMMKYGQLVNLEVLQTLSGSRILEELKQEKLLKEAAYAKEMKEWDVKVEEAREALMEVTRCDTERLRSMTSLFNQQNELENKLNTRQKKMGGQFQDYRRRVLQEDIQWLRDLVKTQCQQAEAFSREIFLLSHQGGHVLPPGPDPLPSIDPFPIPTDRTTTGAV
- the LOC132992458 gene encoding cilia- and flagella-associated protein 44 isoform X1, whose protein sequence is MSEGKTASVGEQAENTQSASQEEVCETENSAVKPEANEGSTKQLSADMTYTYEEVHSRPFITPDSDIPENLLHLSHSFGYDSGRRGNLQLLDDTTLMFIAGNLLVLLDVSTKEQKYLRSCSGGGIGSIAAHPSKEYFAVAEKGNHPNIIVYEYPSLQPYRILRGGTERAYSFVDFNQDGNLLASVGGDPDYMLTLWDWRKEEVTLSCKAISQEVYRVSFSPYNSGLLTSSGSHHIKFWKMASTFTGLKLQGLMGHFGKTAATDIEGYVELPDGKVVSGSDWGNLLLWDGNAIKVEICRKEGRNCHAGKVQPFSLEDGQLMTIGSDGVVRVWDFEGIDSADSSDHSSKFEMEPMNEMVVGHNVCLSSVVKSSTPDSFIWFAQDSNGAIWKLDLSFTYTTPDPKCLFSFQAGPIQGLDVSRKSHLMATTTLDRSIKVFDFLAKKELTTSRFNQGGTALSWAPTLVNQSGGLLVTGFEDGVVRLLELFNPQRLHLASGRSVKGDAELRLKQAFKPHNAPVTAVAYERNGEILATGSSDSTVFFFTVGEKYKPIGFVHVPGPVQTLEWSPHSHSENRLLILCQSGHVVEVQSPDPEAQKPTKTFQLPELPSKVFRFRSIKSRIKREEEIARRQEVKEKKRKEREKRLKESKQPESELEEEEEELPPIYIPDPPSPLCCGFYSLPGQFWISMGGFDAGFLYHCKFSEDQDQEPDQRQDEPFDCRPIHNADKDPICSITFSSDRQLLLCGMHSGFIRIYLLQPGDHTLTSMHAYWTLSSHDNQYGHLRHICCSHDDRFVLTAGDDGNIFSFSLLPPEELQKELQRKRAKVPSPRRGLENELLAQDIEDPAAYSIETAKQKLEKDRLRREAELKIAAKRKKLAELQKEFKQLLNNNQSQPEHVRLKPGGLQLDRRFTEQAERVKAQRVREVRKQMSWEEERCSRALSKLQDWFRNSLESNMVTVVAICSEHRVSTYRLPALTKTSAQHQSRASPPEEEQTTVQGRRKSKAEPAKSGSILEEEAILHAPVSRPAGVKLADRQVERLRKAAEKAEQARAKIEKRRQEWAKLYAEEPDENCEDPQDVHAIKKAKETIGDLKLKSDKDFTVPKHLRMNAERKRAELMGLEDNIRQKQTEMNRRIVALRDSKVGLLSRLRAQAEQVKKVQQRLPAHLHRPPPTLPYILPEETPEKRLQYSHATLERYRVLRDQRLQTMEQDDATSLLDQLEKVEEKEKNGEERTPSLSASSVTGEEGEAAGDEGAELSELEEELQREEEIRLLHEQDSLLEEMESSVCQFDAELQLLRHQKLRLDMHLKMADLRQLTLYQELLLVKEFEEREDSLQEKLNTRIKEENNITSMLEEFNEQLALKRADIARLREREKALFSAFQASLGLENKFEEFLTKVFKKKIKRVKKKEPAEEEEEEESDEDSDEDSDEDSDDDDDDSSSEEEGAVDSSVCPPGCEPELFENTLQLRERRLDLEELVVEEKKSAEALRRECDTLVKKEKSIKSSRKAAEEDLELVYREKQQKMNELDVVVPLRLNQIEFLTNGSLPSDLSPALVLDRTELNRLQERIQQLQVEKSQQKDLNCAIRQQHVRLLHDRKDMNTKIQELEEHCNQVMMMKYGQLVNLEVLQTLSGSRILEELKQEKLLKEAAYAKEMKEWDVKVEEAREALMEVTRCDTERLRSMTSLFNQQNELENKLNTRQKKMGGQFQDYRRRVLQEDIQWLRDLVKTQCQQAEAFSREIFLLSHQGGHVLPPGPDPLPSIDPFPIPTDRTTTGAV